One Nerophis ophidion isolate RoL-2023_Sa linkage group LG23, RoL_Noph_v1.0, whole genome shotgun sequence genomic window carries:
- the ccnf gene encoding cyclin-F: MKAGVHCHCSKCYSIPLRKRVRLRTPAVTLLSLPQEVLLCVLQCLSAEDLLSVRAVHSQLRDIVDNHPSVWARVSFRDTWPSPDNLWLFERAAEKGNFEAAVKLGIAYLYNEGPLLSDEGRADVCGRKASHFFSLAEGLRSPNADPFTWLFIRPPWSPTGSCCKAVVFDRLKAECDDNMEKRGPLLHCLARVLQLFEEDEKRCEAVSMLEGSSQAGCLQSSYLLWENNRKAAMSDPGRYLQCVRTLRDYAGRGCWEAQLSLAKVCSSGNPLGLEAKACSDLVSQLFNFPEQAAQGGNHNILKRGIKDTMRYILVDWLVEVTTMKDFSSLTLHVTVGCVDRYLGLRSVPKVCLQLLGIACMVVCTRYISKDILTIREAVWLTDNTYKYEDLVRMMGEVVSVLEGKIRSPTLLDYGEVLLSLLPLERRTTHLFSYICELSLLYSALATPPPAKLACAVLLLTRALHHYAPVWPSQLVDYTGFFKQDLTQLSVLLYVKCFSQDAPKDYRHVSLTGVKQRFEDDIYQHISREKVMDYKELCQILEIPEVEPQMEPPSPTGQPADIHTFLASPSSTSKRKRNDSMQADRGSRVTTPTAELSNQEETLLDDILDWSLDTSSSGYEGDQEESEGEKDGDYSMISIQLDPVSDTDRRREHCRALSSDEDSFSEADGEETKLEREAFCYSSGYSSVQSVSPSSSSSSSSLVPCSLKTFTTSSAASAHSQPGFRLLVPVHRPRGHSSKQVKRKNSAAHSGGDVEREEEEDELYSATVGFRIL, encoded by the exons ATGAAAGCCGGTG TCcactgccattgctcaaaatgCTATTCCATCCCACTTCGAAAGAGGGTCCGCTTGCGTACACCGGCTGTCACCCTGCTGAGTCTTCCCCAGGAGGTTCTCCTGTGTGTGCTCCAGTGCCTCTCCGCTGAGGACCTGCTGTCTGTCAGAGCT GTTCATTCTCAATTGCGTGACATTGTTGACAACCACCCCAGTGTTTGGGCCAGGGTCAGTTTCAGGGACACTTGGCCGTCCCCCGACAATTTATGGTTATTTGAAAG AGCTGCAGAAAAAGGGAATTTTGAAGCAGCCGTGAAGTTGGGGATTGCTTATTTGTACAACGAAGGAC CGTTGCTGAGCGATGAGGGCCGGGCGGACGTGTGTGGAAGGAAAGCCTCCCACTTCTTCAGCCTGGCTGAGGGCCTGCGCTCTCCCAACGCCGATCCTTTCACCTGGCTGTTCATCCGGCCACCGTGGTCCCCCACCGGCAGCTGCTGCAAGGCGGTTGTCTTTGACCGCCTCAAAGCCGAGTGCGACGACAACATG GAGAAGAGGGGCCCATTGTTGCACTGTTTGGCGAGAGTCTTGCAGCTGTTTGAG GAGGATGAGAAACGTTGCGAAGCTGTATCCATGTTGGAAGGTTCTTCGCAGGCGGGATGTTTGCAGAGCTCCTATCTTTTATGGGAGAACAATCGCAAAGCagct ATGTCAGATCCAGGCAGGTACCTCCAGTGTGTTCGAACCCTCAGGGACTATGCTGGAAGAGGATGCTGGGAGGCACAG CTCTCCCTGGCCAAAGTGTGCAGCAGTGGAAACCCACTGGGCTTGGAGGCCAAGGCCTGCTCCGACTTGGTGTCACAACTTTTTAACTTCCCTGAGCAGGCAGCGCAGGGTGGCAATCACAACATCCTCAAGCGAGGCATTAAGGACACCATGAG GTATATCCTGGTGGACTGGCTCGTGGAGGTGACCACAATGAAGGACTTCTCCAGCCTGACGCTGCACGTGACCGTAGGGTGCGTGGACCGCTACTTGGGCCTGCGCTCAGTCCCCAAGGTCTGCCTTCAGCTGCTGGGGATCGCCTGCATGGTGGTTTGTACACG CTACATCAGTAAGGACATCCTTACCATAAGAGAAGCTGTGTGGCTCACAGACAACACCTACAAGTACGAAGACCTGGTTCGAATGATGGGAGAAGTCGTCTCCGTGCTCGAAGGGAAGATAAGG AGCCCCACACTGCTGGACTACGGCGAGGTGCTGCTGTCCCTTCTCCCTCTGGAGCGACGGACCACTCACCTCTTCAGTTACATCTGCGAGCTGTCCCTTCTCTACTCTGCCCTTGCCACGCCGCCTCCTGCCAAGTTGGCCTGCGCTGTGCTGCTGCTTACAAGGGCCCTGCATCACTACG CTCCCGTCTGGCCCAGCCAGCTAGTGGATTACACTGGCTTCTTCAAGCAGGACCTCACCCAGCTTTCTGTGCTGCTTTATGTCAAATG TTTCAGTCAAGATGCTCCCAAAGACTACAGACATGTATCTCTTACGGGCGTGAAGCAGCGTTTCGAAGACGATATCTACCAGCACATCAGCAGGGAGAAG GTGATGGATTATAAAGAGCTGTGTCAGATTCTTGAGATTCCCGAAGTGGAGCCTCAGATGGAGCCCCCAAGTCCCACTGGTCAACCAGCAGACATCCACACTTTCCTGGCTTCTCCATCTAGCACCAGTAAAAG AAAGCGCAATGACAGCATGCAGGCCGACAGAGGCAGCCGCGTGACAACACCCACGGCAGAGCTATCCAATCAGGAGGAGACGCTGCTGGACGACATCCTCGACTGGAGTCTGGACACTTCCTCATCGGGCTACGAAGGCGACCAAGAGGAGAGCGAGGGCGAGAAAGATGGAGATT ATTCAATGATATCCATCCAACTGGACCCCGTCAGCGACACAGACCGAAGACGAGAACATTGTCGAGCCTTGTCCAGTGACGAAGACAGCTTCAGCGAGGCGGACGGCGAGGAAACGAAGCTTGAGCGGGAAGCATTTTGCTACAGTTCAGGTTACTCGTCGGTGCAGAGCGTCAGTCCgtcgtcctcctcttcctcctcttctctTGTTCCATGCTCCCTCAAGACTTTTACCACTTCTTCCGCCGCCTCTGCTCATTCCCAGCCGGGCTTCCGCCTTTTAGTGCCCGTGCACAGACCTCGTGGCCACTCCAGCAAACAAGTAAAGAGGAAGAACTCTGCAGCACACAGCGGAGGCGATGTGGAaagggaggaggaggaagatgagCTGTATTCAGCCACAGTCGGTTTTCGGATTCTATAG